One window from the genome of Halodesulfovibrio sp. MK-HDV encodes:
- a CDS encoding ogr/Delta-like zinc finger family protein has translation MSRSVVQRCCVCGHEARVESSKIISDKLKLLYCGCKDPTCGHTWVMNLEFSHTLSPSALKLPEELREKVKTVPPAQQQNLFGGVC, from the coding sequence ATGAGTAGATCTGTTGTTCAGCGCTGCTGCGTATGCGGGCATGAAGCGCGCGTAGAATCCAGCAAAATTATTTCCGACAAGCTCAAACTGCTCTACTGCGGCTGCAAAGATCCAACCTGCGGCCACACATGGGTAATGAACTTAGAATTCTCCCACACCTTAAGCCCTTCAGCGCTAAAGCTACCGGAAGAATTACGCGAAAAAGTTAAGACTGTGCCGCCAGCGCAGCAACAGAATCTGTTTGGGGGAGTTTGTTAG
- a CDS encoding phage portal protein: MRGFNGNALLSRRDMKCAVMDYNVFANCYFQLVRNFYGEIIGVRHLQAVNMRRLKDAGRYGMLTTTGQLVEFAAGEVVHILNYDVSQKIYGQPGYLGAIQSMLLNEDATLFRRRYYKNGAHVGYIFYSTAAGLEEQTRARIKKAIEESKGIGNFKNMFLHIGGADKDAIQIKPVGDFSTKDDLEKIKNISRDDIIAAHRMPPALAAIIPENQTGSFGDIEKIDAVYQRNEIAPVREDILEINQYLPNVAQVSFDTVEVPTL; this comes from the coding sequence ATGCGCGGCTTTAACGGCAACGCACTGCTGTCGCGTAGAGATATGAAATGCGCGGTTATGGACTATAACGTGTTTGCTAACTGCTATTTTCAACTGGTGAGAAACTTTTATGGGGAGATCATCGGCGTAAGGCACTTGCAGGCGGTGAACATGCGCAGACTTAAGGATGCGGGACGCTACGGAATGCTTACCACTACGGGGCAGCTTGTGGAATTCGCTGCGGGCGAAGTGGTGCATATATTGAATTATGATGTGAGCCAGAAAATTTATGGTCAGCCAGGCTACTTGGGCGCGATCCAGTCAATGCTGCTTAATGAGGACGCTACGCTGTTCCGCCGTAGATATTACAAGAACGGCGCACACGTGGGCTACATTTTTTATTCGACTGCTGCAGGACTGGAGGAGCAAACACGCGCACGCATCAAAAAGGCGATTGAAGAGTCAAAAGGTATTGGCAACTTTAAAAACATGTTCCTTCACATTGGCGGAGCAGACAAAGACGCCATCCAGATCAAGCCCGTGGGCGACTTCAGCACCAAGGACGATCTGGAAAAGATTAAAAACATCTCCCGCGACGACATCATTGCAGCCCACCGCATGCCCCCTGCTCTGGCAGCCATTATTCCAGAGAACCAAACAGGCTCCTTTGGCGACATAGAAAAGATAGACGCAGTCTACCAGCGCAACGAGATTGCGCCAGTTCGAGAAGATATTTTGGAGATAAATCAGTATTTACCGAACGTTGCACAAGTAAGCTTTGACACCGTAGAGGTGCCCACTTTATAA